One window from the genome of Methanothermobacter thermautotrophicus encodes:
- a CDS encoding acetyl-CoA carboxylase biotin carboxylase subunit family protein yields the protein MRILFIGSRLFNDVAEYASAMGVTTILSESNPDAPNLELADSHHIVPRGMEGPLEIALREDVDAVVPLIGVDGPLRDVAWLKDKLETDHGIPVVASGPEAAEISTDKFKTKEFFTRNRIRTPEYSLIDSPADVTEFPVVLKQREGQGGSGVMVAATPSDVRGYLRASDHALMEDYIQGREISVEVLRWNGETLPLVAVDKGETRVDGLHPLKKVKRAPAIIRGFDGMEALERASEITELLGAEGNTDVDMIVSEDGKLYAIEVNTRPSGTRYISEAATGINPMHCLVDMAAGNWKPGKIRRKNHYAVEIPVGNPGDLESIMPEGASWVLHGPRNHMRLTVRAGNPEMIDLVLKKLGDLRVHRGQVI from the coding sequence ATGAGGATTCTGTTCATAGGTTCAAGACTCTTCAATGACGTTGCAGAGTATGCGTCAGCAATGGGTGTGACCACCATACTCTCTGAGTCAAACCCGGATGCCCCCAACCTTGAACTCGCCGATTCACACCACATCGTACCCAGGGGCATGGAGGGCCCTCTGGAAATCGCCCTCAGGGAGGACGTTGACGCAGTGGTACCGCTGATAGGTGTCGACGGACCCCTCAGGGATGTGGCCTGGCTCAAGGACAAACTTGAAACTGACCACGGGATTCCGGTGGTTGCATCAGGACCAGAGGCTGCTGAGATATCCACAGATAAATTTAAGACCAAGGAGTTCTTTACCAGGAACCGGATAAGGACACCGGAATACAGTTTAATCGATTCACCGGCTGATGTAACTGAATTTCCGGTGGTTCTAAAGCAGAGGGAGGGACAGGGCGGCTCAGGCGTGATGGTTGCAGCCACCCCCTCTGATGTCCGGGGTTATCTCCGCGCCAGTGACCATGCCCTCATGGAGGATTACATACAGGGCCGTGAGATCTCGGTTGAGGTGCTCAGGTGGAATGGCGAAACCCTCCCCCTGGTGGCCGTTGATAAGGGAGAAACAAGGGTGGATGGACTGCACCCCCTGAAGAAGGTGAAGAGGGCCCCAGCAATTATCAGGGGATTCGATGGAATGGAAGCGCTTGAAAGGGCCTCTGAAATCACTGAACTCCTTGGTGCGGAGGGCAACACCGACGTTGACATGATAGTCTCAGAGGATGGAAAACTCTACGCCATAGAGGTCAACACAAGGCCAAGCGGGACCAGGTACATCTCAGAGGCCGCGACGGGCATAAACCCAATGCACTGCCTGGTGGACATGGCAGCAGGGAACTGGAAACCGGGTAAAATCAGGAGGAAGAACCATTATGCCGTTGAGATACCGGTAGGTAACCCCGGGGACCTTGAGTCCATCATGCCTGAGGGGGCCTCATGGGTGCTCCACGGTCCCAGGAACCATATGCGCCTAACTGTCAGGGCCGGGAATCCTGAAATGATTGACCTGGTCCTTAAAAAACTCGGTGATCTTCGTGTACATAGAGGGCAGGTGATATGA
- a CDS encoding glycosyltransferase family 4 protein: protein MMESLMVFIIGAASAAVFTLFIRNILRSAGIGDKPIVTEHSHKAGTPTMGGLGMLLALLLVTVIYRNNPYLILTSLIVLTAAIVGLLDDLLGLKVKEVQRIIRNVSERPLEVGQLVLKPGEEARAATDKAKRDVEALLSEGLVEVVGEAPIKNEVSEGEKIMAQLMIGLFLVLSGAVAKLGGFYLGLAAAPIVIAGMVGAINAVNLIDGMDGMAAGIMLIASASCAIFLGLSGQAMPFLALAGLCAGFLVFNRHPASIFMGDTGSFALGAGYATAVMLTDTVYFGVLAIAVPVVSVIVSLLHRAGVIRLPVEPLHHTLHYRGMSERRIVLIYWLITLVVCLLGLQLTGRLL, encoded by the coding sequence ATGATGGAGTCGTTGATGGTTTTCATTATAGGTGCTGCTTCAGCTGCAGTATTCACACTATTTATAAGGAACATTCTCAGGAGTGCAGGTATAGGGGATAAACCAATAGTCACTGAGCACAGCCACAAGGCAGGAACACCTACAATGGGAGGCCTCGGGATGCTACTGGCCCTCCTCCTTGTAACGGTAATCTACCGGAACAACCCCTACCTAATCCTCACCTCACTCATAGTTCTCACAGCAGCCATTGTGGGCCTCCTGGATGACCTCCTGGGCCTCAAGGTGAAGGAGGTTCAGAGGATCATAAGGAACGTATCTGAAAGGCCCCTGGAGGTTGGTCAGCTTGTCCTGAAGCCAGGCGAGGAGGCAAGGGCGGCAACAGACAAGGCAAAGAGGGATGTTGAGGCCCTGCTATCTGAGGGACTTGTTGAGGTGGTCGGTGAGGCCCCAATAAAGAATGAGGTGAGTGAGGGGGAGAAGATAATGGCCCAGCTGATGATAGGTTTATTCCTTGTACTCTCAGGGGCTGTTGCTAAGCTCGGAGGCTTCTACCTGGGCCTTGCAGCCGCACCCATCGTCATAGCAGGTATGGTGGGGGCCATAAATGCAGTTAACCTCATAGATGGGATGGATGGGATGGCGGCAGGCATAATGCTCATAGCATCAGCGTCATGCGCAATTTTCCTCGGCCTGTCAGGCCAGGCCATGCCCTTCCTGGCACTGGCAGGGCTCTGCGCGGGCTTCCTGGTATTCAACAGGCACCCTGCAAGCATATTCATGGGTGACACAGGTTCATTCGCCCTGGGGGCGGGCTATGCGACTGCTGTGATGCTCACGGACACGGTTTACTTCGGCGTCCTTGCAATAGCGGTGCCCGTGGTCTCGGTTATCGTGAGTCTGCTCCACCGTGCAGGGGTTATAAGGCTCCCTGTTGAACCGCTGCACCACACACTCCACTACCGTGGGATGTCCGAGAGGAGGATAGTGCTCATATACTGGCTCATAACACTTGTGGTCTGTCTACTGGGACTCCAGCTCACGGGGAGACTCCTCTGA
- a CDS encoding Mur ligase family protein encodes MYLDEIAERVSGKLRGPNRAFRGIFTTLGAAKAGDIVIRHWIDETGVKIASERGVSAIITQDLRGNSARAAEDYGLPVILVDRIENANALALSWTIERFAPSSRRVVVTGTNGKSTTTHMIHHIIRTTGASSYTNTDSRSEFNTLIDPVVSQQIAEVSSNGAPEFMVIEVSEVQGWLGRVMMDHARLMTSAIGPEVVVITNVAMDHIGLVESVEDVSREVSGALRAIESGVAVLNADDERVRAMARVNPSLRVVFYGRDSHVRYDGEGIHLEDDLIIPAEELPFMGEHFIQNTLAAVAACLELGFSPEDIRQGVKTYRPLRRRFTVLMREPLVIDDFAHNPSGIRSTVKSAAANLRGRLRVVNAIRGSRGEDINVMNAAALADSLEGLDAELIVTSSSDLVDEQNRVLENERRAFLGVLDERGVSYIHVEKLRDALRMVLDAAEPDDTILLLGAQGMDPAAGVLDEIMD; translated from the coding sequence ATGTACCTTGATGAAATCGCAGAGCGGGTTTCAGGGAAACTCAGAGGTCCAAACAGAGCATTCAGAGGAATATTCACAACCCTTGGAGCTGCTAAAGCAGGTGACATTGTTATAAGGCACTGGATCGATGAGACTGGCGTCAAAATCGCCTCAGAAAGGGGTGTATCTGCTATCATAACCCAGGATCTCAGGGGGAACTCTGCCAGGGCAGCTGAAGATTACGGGCTCCCTGTTATCCTCGTTGACAGGATTGAAAATGCGAATGCCCTGGCACTTTCATGGACCATTGAGAGATTCGCCCCATCATCAAGGAGGGTTGTGGTCACAGGCACCAATGGCAAGTCCACCACGACCCACATGATCCACCATATAATAAGGACCACCGGTGCTTCATCCTACACAAACACCGATTCAAGGTCAGAGTTCAACACACTCATAGACCCCGTGGTCTCACAGCAGATAGCAGAGGTATCCTCTAATGGGGCACCTGAATTCATGGTCATAGAGGTCTCAGAGGTGCAGGGGTGGCTTGGAAGGGTTATGATGGACCACGCACGCCTCATGACATCGGCCATAGGGCCAGAGGTGGTCGTCATAACCAACGTTGCAATGGACCACATAGGACTTGTTGAGTCGGTGGAAGATGTCTCCAGGGAGGTATCAGGGGCCCTCAGGGCAATTGAATCAGGGGTGGCTGTACTCAATGCCGATGATGAACGTGTGAGGGCCATGGCCCGTGTGAACCCCTCCCTCAGGGTGGTCTTCTATGGTCGGGACTCCCATGTGAGGTATGATGGGGAGGGCATCCACCTTGAAGATGACCTGATAATCCCTGCAGAGGAACTCCCCTTCATGGGTGAGCACTTCATACAGAACACCCTGGCTGCAGTTGCAGCATGCCTGGAGCTTGGATTCTCCCCCGAGGATATAAGGCAGGGTGTTAAAACATACAGACCCCTCAGGAGAAGGTTTACAGTCCTCATGAGGGAGCCTCTAGTCATAGATGACTTCGCCCACAACCCCTCAGGTATCAGGTCCACCGTGAAAAGCGCCGCAGCCAACCTGAGGGGGAGGCTCAGGGTGGTGAATGCCATCCGGGGCTCCCGTGGAGAGGATATAAATGTGATGAATGCAGCTGCCCTTGCAGATTCCCTGGAGGGCCTTGATGCGGAGCTCATAGTAACATCAAGCAGTGACCTTGTCGATGAGCAGAACAGGGTCCTTGAAAATGAGAGGAGGGCATTCCTGGGGGTCCTCGATGAGAGGGGGGTATCCTACATCCACGTGGAGAAACTCAGGGACGCCCTGAGGATGGTGCTTGATGCCGCTGAACCCGATGACACCATCCTCCTCCTCGGAGCCCAGGGAATGGACCCTGCGGCAGGTGTCCTCGATGAAATCATGGACTGA
- a CDS encoding DUF356 domain-containing protein gives MSLIILRADSREKILNAIADLERHAGLKVLGKPRILSNDIADRIASSILGELHMKSSVAAAVEVEEDDTRSIMAIRGIHPPAHVIVVSSEYDEYQDLREMFGGLRIMRGYYSHKGG, from the coding sequence GTGTCTCTAATAATTCTAAGGGCAGATAGCAGGGAGAAGATTCTGAACGCCATAGCGGACCTTGAAAGGCACGCCGGCCTCAAGGTCCTTGGAAAACCACGGATTCTCAGTAATGATATTGCAGACAGGATAGCATCATCCATACTGGGGGAACTCCACATGAAGTCCTCTGTGGCAGCAGCAGTTGAGGTGGAGGAGGATGATACCAGAAGCATAATGGCCATCAGAGGGATACACCCCCCTGCACATGTGATTGTGGTTAGCAGTGAATACGATGAATACCAGGACCTCAGGGAGATGTTTGGCGGTCTGAGGATCATGAGGGGCTACTACTCCCATAAGGGTGGTTGA
- a CDS encoding multiprotein bridging factor aMBF1: MRCEICGKKIVGKPLKTKIDSSVMEVCRECSKFGKIIREPTTPRKKSFRRPTKRSRRPMDTVYEVVEDYGRIIRSEREKRDWSREDLAERINEKVSVINRIESERMEPDIKLARKLERLLKIKLLEKFEADDLEKTDGGQFHGATIGDIARIKRG, from the coding sequence ATGAGATGCGAGATTTGCGGTAAAAAGATTGTTGGAAAGCCTTTAAAGACAAAAATCGATAGTTCAGTCATGGAGGTATGCAGGGAATGCTCAAAGTTCGGTAAAATAATCAGAGAACCCACAACACCCCGTAAAAAAAGTTTCAGGAGGCCCACGAAGAGGTCCAGGCGACCCATGGATACCGTTTACGAGGTCGTTGAAGACTACGGCAGGATCATACGGAGTGAGAGGGAGAAGAGGGACTGGTCAAGGGAGGATCTCGCTGAGAGGATCAACGAGAAGGTGTCCGTCATAAACAGGATCGAATCTGAGAGGATGGAACCGGACATCAAGCTCGCAAGGAAGCTTGAAAGGCTCCTCAAGATAAAACTCCTTGAAAAATTTGAGGCCGATGATCTGGAGAAAACAGATGGCGGCCAGTTCCATGGAGCCACGATAGGAGACATAGCAAGAATAAAGAGGGGTTAA
- a CDS encoding proteasome-activating nucleotidase: MENNSQNVLKKIEDLKKEIRMLKEENSKTKRNLMWKIRKLEKDKLLIENEKTRLDREVKSLRGEIERFRTPPLVIATVTEVLDDHRVAVKSTTGPHFVINYSRFIDRKQLEPGARVALNQQTFSIVDVLPSEKDPVVTGMEVEEKPDVSYEQIGGLEEQVREVKETVELPLKKPELFEKIGIEPPKGVLLYGPPGTGKTLLAKAVAHETNATFIKIVASEFVRKYIGEGARLVRGVFELAKEKAPSIIFIDEIDAVAAKRLKSSTSGDREVQRTLMQLLAELDGFESRGNVGIVAATNRPDILDPALLRPGRFDRFIEVPLPNEDGRREILKIHTSGMALAEEVDIELLSRITDGASGADLKAICTEAGMFAIREERDEVTMADFMDAVDKIMGVEKEEEYKQETGVMFG; the protein is encoded by the coding sequence ATGGAAAATAACTCCCAGAATGTATTAAAAAAGATTGAGGACCTCAAAAAAGAAATTAGAATGCTTAAAGAGGAAAACTCCAAGACAAAAAGGAATCTGATGTGGAAAATCAGAAAACTCGAAAAGGACAAACTTTTAATTGAAAATGAGAAGACAAGGCTTGACAGGGAAGTTAAATCCCTTCGTGGCGAAATCGAAAGGTTCAGGACCCCGCCACTGGTCATAGCCACAGTCACAGAGGTTCTTGATGATCACAGGGTCGCAGTTAAGAGCACCACAGGACCCCACTTCGTAATAAATTACTCAAGATTCATAGATAGAAAGCAGCTGGAGCCAGGTGCAAGGGTTGCACTGAACCAGCAGACCTTCAGCATAGTGGATGTGCTTCCATCCGAGAAGGACCCCGTTGTGACGGGCATGGAAGTAGAGGAAAAACCTGATGTCTCCTATGAGCAGATAGGTGGCCTCGAGGAACAGGTACGCGAGGTCAAGGAGACAGTGGAATTACCACTCAAAAAACCTGAACTGTTTGAGAAGATAGGTATAGAGCCACCCAAGGGTGTGCTGCTCTATGGACCACCCGGTACAGGTAAAACCCTCCTTGCAAAGGCCGTCGCCCATGAGACCAATGCAACATTCATAAAGATAGTTGCATCAGAGTTCGTAAGGAAATACATAGGTGAGGGTGCAAGGCTCGTGAGGGGTGTCTTTGAGCTGGCCAAGGAGAAGGCCCCAAGCATAATATTCATAGACGAAATTGACGCCGTGGCAGCCAAGAGGCTTAAGAGTTCAACAAGCGGTGACAGGGAGGTTCAGAGGACACTCATGCAGCTACTCGCAGAGCTTGATGGATTCGAATCAAGGGGTAACGTGGGTATAGTTGCAGCAACCAACAGGCCAGACATACTTGACCCGGCACTCCTCCGTCCAGGAAGGTTCGACAGGTTCATTGAGGTGCCTCTACCAAATGAGGATGGTAGAAGGGAGATACTCAAGATACACACCTCAGGAATGGCCCTTGCAGAGGAGGTCGATATTGAACTCCTTTCAAGGATAACGGATGGGGCATCAGGCGCAGACCTCAAGGCAATATGTACCGAGGCCGGTATGTTTGCAATCAGGGAGGAGCGTGATGAGGTCACAATGGCTGACTTCATGGATGCCGTTGATAAGATAATGGGTGTTGAGAAGGAAGAGGAATACAAACAGGAAACCGGCGTGATGTTCGGTTAA
- a CDS encoding UPF0280 family protein translates to MERMVIGETRINLRTEIKNHGLSGFILGERMKLIDYIQRNPEFLTSLEPVFVSEGPLIIRMMSRASRRAEVGPMAAVAGTISQLSLMHLMGKGSRCSIIDNGGDIALVNNRKITVGLYAGSSSLSGTVGFLLKPGGPRGICTSSGTVGHSISFGRADSVTVFASEASTADALATSIANSADGPDDRSAVENALERADDFREHFRGVMVVVGEHAGTVGRIPRLVMTDRRAVLGDLWDEV, encoded by the coding sequence ATGGAAAGGATGGTCATCGGTGAGACCCGCATAAATCTCAGGACAGAAATAAAGAACCACGGACTCTCTGGATTCATCCTGGGGGAGAGGATGAAGCTCATTGATTATATCCAGAGAAATCCTGAGTTCCTAACATCACTTGAACCCGTTTTTGTGTCTGAGGGTCCCCTCATCATCAGGATGATGTCCCGGGCTTCGAGGAGGGCTGAGGTTGGACCCATGGCTGCTGTTGCAGGGACCATATCCCAGCTCTCACTGATGCACCTGATGGGTAAGGGTTCACGGTGCAGTATAATCGACAACGGCGGGGACATAGCCCTTGTTAACAACCGCAAGATCACTGTGGGCCTCTATGCTGGCTCATCATCCCTCTCAGGGACTGTGGGTTTTCTTCTGAAGCCTGGCGGCCCCAGGGGTATCTGCACGTCCTCGGGTACCGTGGGGCACTCCATAAGCTTCGGGCGGGCTGATTCTGTGACGGTCTTTGCATCTGAGGCAAGCACAGCAGATGCCCTAGCGACCTCAATAGCGAACAGTGCAGATGGCCCCGATGATAGATCAGCCGTGGAGAACGCCCTTGAAAGGGCCGATGACTTCAGGGAGCATTTCAGGGGCGTTATGGTCGTGGTGGGTGAACATGCAGGTACCGTCGGCAGAATACCCCGACTTGTAATGACAGATAGAAGGGCCGTTCTTGGTGACCTCTGGGATGAGGTCTAA
- a CDS encoding PH domain-containing protein codes for MFGRDRLHPGERILYETRPRFILNSKSTIIKALSAMIIAYLFQGIVEGAGALDSILIANYGVTVAGKVAWLLTAVIIIILLSILWDVISWKNRRYIITDQRVMVEEGVLRKRRYYINHRKIVDVSFSQSITERLLDSADVEIHGGHEGTNIILRDAPSPSRIEYHISRFTERGYDDAEDILRELSSRRGREPGFADPEFWDTPPDEEECSNHIEAPDKESPSSGSGSLPEGECDESIMERHSRKFKRYRREGRDE; via the coding sequence ATGTTTGGCAGGGACAGGTTACATCCAGGTGAGAGGATTTTATATGAGACAAGGCCAAGGTTCATCCTCAACTCAAAATCGACCATAATAAAGGCCCTGTCAGCCATGATAATAGCATACCTATTCCAGGGGATAGTCGAGGGAGCCGGGGCCCTTGACAGTATCCTGATTGCAAATTATGGTGTCACAGTAGCCGGGAAGGTAGCATGGCTACTGACAGCAGTCATAATCATAATCCTTCTCTCCATCCTCTGGGATGTGATCTCCTGGAAGAACAGGCGCTACATAATCACCGACCAGAGGGTGATGGTTGAGGAGGGGGTTCTTAGAAAGAGGAGGTACTACATAAACCACAGAAAGATAGTGGACGTGTCATTCTCACAGAGCATAACAGAGAGACTCCTTGACTCTGCAGATGTGGAGATCCACGGGGGCCACGAGGGCACAAACATAATACTGAGGGATGCACCGTCCCCCTCAAGGATAGAGTACCATATCAGCAGGTTCACAGAGAGGGGATATGATGATGCAGAGGATATCCTCAGGGAACTCTCATCCCGCAGAGGCAGGGAGCCAGGATTTGCAGACCCTGAATTCTGGGACACCCCCCCTGATGAGGAGGAATGCAGTAACCACATCGAGGCACCTGATAAGGAATCCCCGTCATCGGGCAGCGGATCCCTTCCAGAGGGGGAGTGTGATGAATCCATAATGGAGAGGCACTCAAGGAAGTTTAAGAGGTACAGAAGGGAGGGCAGGGATGAGTGA
- a CDS encoding geranylgeranyl reductase family protein, with translation MSDYDVLIMGAGPAGSTLARLTASKGFSVGLLERKRIIGLPLQCAGLVSHRIREVNVLPDEVILNSVRGAVLHSPSGITLRVSKAEPEAHVIDRTAYDQHLAELAMEAGAELMNGTAVRDFNTKTGHVRVNGDELIADVLVDSRGHSAAPRRYPARQYLVRFRGTEMDTDFVDLKVDSRLSPGFLWRIPVDEETARVGVFGPQQNLKEFLKGFLSDLGSDFEVIESHHGFIPRPDLDVRLVRGRCILLGDAAGQVKPTTGGGIVLASRTAWVAAEAIQGALEGVTDLKEYQEGCRKLYMSEMKNQMRVQRTFRLLSDDDLDHIFRKMKDYGAEEIISEYGDMDRQTPLIMEFLKRGLLFRIIPSILTSKVAGIWK, from the coding sequence ATGAGTGATTACGATGTTCTCATAATGGGGGCCGGCCCTGCCGGTTCAACACTTGCAAGGCTCACAGCAAGTAAAGGATTCAGCGTAGGACTCCTTGAGAGGAAAAGGATAATAGGCCTGCCACTTCAGTGTGCAGGGCTCGTATCACACAGGATAAGGGAGGTTAACGTACTCCCCGATGAGGTTATACTTAACAGTGTGAGGGGAGCTGTTCTACATTCACCATCAGGCATAACCCTCCGGGTTTCAAAGGCAGAGCCAGAGGCCCATGTAATTGACAGAACAGCCTATGACCAGCACCTGGCGGAACTTGCAATGGAAGCCGGCGCAGAATTGATGAATGGAACTGCGGTGAGGGATTTCAATACAAAAACAGGTCATGTCAGGGTAAATGGTGATGAACTCATTGCTGATGTTCTGGTTGATTCCAGGGGACACTCCGCCGCACCCCGAAGGTACCCTGCGAGGCAGTACCTTGTGAGGTTCAGGGGCACTGAAATGGACACGGACTTCGTGGACCTGAAGGTTGACTCCAGACTCTCCCCGGGGTTTCTGTGGAGGATACCGGTAGATGAAGAGACAGCCAGGGTGGGTGTATTCGGACCCCAGCAGAACCTGAAGGAATTCCTCAAGGGCTTCCTATCAGACCTTGGCAGTGACTTTGAGGTCATTGAATCTCACCATGGCTTCATCCCCAGACCCGACCTGGATGTGAGACTCGTGAGGGGAAGATGCATCCTACTCGGAGATGCCGCCGGGCAGGTTAAACCCACAACCGGGGGAGGCATAGTTCTGGCATCCAGGACTGCATGGGTGGCAGCAGAGGCCATCCAGGGGGCCCTTGAGGGGGTTACAGACCTCAAAGAGTATCAGGAGGGCTGCAGGAAGCTCTACATGTCAGAGATGAAGAACCAGATGAGGGTTCAGAGGACCTTCAGACTACTCTCAGATGATGACCTTGACCATATATTCCGTAAGATGAAGGATTACGGTGCGGAGGAGATAATATCAGAATATGGGGACATGGACAGACAGACACCCCTCATCATGGAGTTTCTGAAGAGGGGACTCCTGTTCAGGATAATACCATCCATCCTCACATCGAAGGTGGCGGGAATATGGAAATGA
- a CDS encoding TIGR01177 family methyltransferase, with amino-acid sequence MEMMVLLSQEHPELPKAELRSVLRSEGIDFSVIESGSGYEVIDAPTGTWKILKKRLAYAHEISQVIGYARAEDLEVAAAEIDWGRYVRGSFAVRIKKLSGDVDSRTLERTLGAIIREDTGLKVDLEKPWTIIRPVLIDDRFILTRSLAFISKEHFNEARPHKRPFFYPGSMSPKLARCMVNLSGVKAGDRLLDPFCGTGGILIEAGLMGVRVMGADIDWRMVEGTRENLQHYGITDFEVIRSDARDLRLDEKVNAIVTDPPYGISASTAGERSEKLYREFLDSAHSNLAGDGIICMAAPHYLDLEGLIDERFRIREKYSMRMHRSLTRVIRVIEIV; translated from the coding sequence ATGGAAATGATGGTGTTACTCTCACAGGAGCACCCGGAACTCCCCAAGGCAGAACTCAGGTCTGTTCTAAGGTCAGAGGGGATAGATTTCAGTGTCATTGAATCTGGAAGTGGATATGAGGTCATAGATGCCCCTACTGGTACATGGAAGATCCTTAAAAAAAGGCTAGCCTATGCCCATGAGATTTCACAGGTCATAGGCTATGCAAGGGCCGAGGACCTGGAGGTTGCTGCAGCGGAAATTGACTGGGGAAGATACGTAAGGGGCAGCTTTGCAGTGAGGATAAAAAAGCTGAGTGGTGATGTGGATTCCAGGACCCTCGAGAGGACCCTCGGAGCGATCATAAGGGAGGATACTGGACTGAAGGTTGACCTTGAGAAACCCTGGACCATCATAAGACCGGTACTCATTGATGACAGGTTCATCCTCACAAGGAGCCTCGCATTCATCAGCAAGGAACACTTCAACGAGGCCAGACCCCACAAGAGGCCCTTCTTCTACCCGGGTTCAATGAGCCCCAAACTCGCAAGGTGCATGGTCAACCTCTCAGGGGTGAAGGCGGGTGACAGGCTCCTTGACCCGTTCTGTGGTACAGGTGGGATACTCATAGAGGCGGGCCTCATGGGTGTGAGGGTCATGGGTGCTGATATAGACTGGAGAATGGTTGAGGGTACCCGTGAGAACCTTCAGCATTACGGTATAACCGACTTTGAGGTCATAAGGTCCGATGCGAGGGATCTAAGGCTTGATGAGAAGGTCAACGCCATAGTAACCGATCCACCCTACGGTATATCAGCTTCAACTGCAGGTGAAAGGAGTGAGAAGCTTTACAGGGAATTCCTTGACTCCGCACACTCAAACCTTGCAGGGGATGGGATAATCTGCATGGCAGCACCCCACTACCTCGACCTTGAGGGCCTCATTGATGAAAGATTCAGAATAAGGGAGAAGTACTCAATGAGGATGCACAGGAGCCTCACGAGGGTCATAAGGGTGATTGAGATTGTTTAG